The Rattus rattus isolate New Zealand chromosome 8, Rrattus_CSIRO_v1, whole genome shotgun sequence genome contains the following window.
tatgaatacaagctgtgCATCTAGATTGGACCGATCTACCACTATACTACTccattccccagctatgagattcCTTATAACTTGCAATTTCTCTTGGTCATGTGCTCCTGCTCccttttccttccacctcctcttcttcagtattcctctttctctttcctcttctttctctccctccatctgttccacctttctcttccactgcccaGTCACTAGCTCTagcttttattttacaagttaaaatggaaaGGTTTACATGAAGTCACCTCAGTACTGGGGCCCAGGGCAGCCCTttttggggaagcagaattagcatcaaaacataaacagcaccagggcaatccacaacacAACAtgatttgctgtttgtttttgagttgaCACTCAGTTCCAGCAAAGTGCTATATCAAGCTGGTAAACCTATGTATCAAATGATATTCATAGTTCTTTGAGAATAATATATATTCTCTTGCATGTTTATATggggtatatgcatgtgaatgtagTCTATTTTAATGATATGTACAAACTAATTTCTCTTAAAGTGATTTGGTGGTAGAACCCTAGTAGTCATCTACTGTGGTTATGGATTAACAGTCTTCTGATTTCAccaacttaaattttattttgatgttctGTAACTAGTTGCATTCAATATTAGGtgtcatttttgtgtgtgtgaagtattttttattttacaggaaccacatttttcataataaagtTTTATAATGCATTGATAATAAATGGTCAAACACTATGTTGTGCTTCTCATAGATAAACTGGAGTACCTTATGGGTTACTATTGAGTACTCTGGATAAGCATCCTTGTGTTCAGTTATTATTCCAAGATTACCAATGAAGAAGTTCACATGGCACACATTTGTCACTTGTCTAAGTTCTCTGAATAATAATCCTGCTTTGCATACAAGGCAGTGTATTTTCTTAATACCACTTCATCTATGGAGTATGTTTTGCAAACTGTAGTGTAGGTATTTGCTGAATTGAAATATTCTACCCAATGGGAAACAAGAATTTCCTAAATGACACTGGGAGGGGAAGCTGAACAGGAAACTCAGCAAACTTTCAGgatttgaaaatttcaaaagccATCCCCCACATTATGATTGCTGCTAGAGAGGAAGGTTGTATGTGGAGCTGCCAATAGATTGGTAAAGGAGCCCCAAGGATGCAGTTATTTTTGTCTCCCAAGCTGAGGTAGGGCATTTGGTGTGAGAGCTGCCTCTGAGTCATCTATACTTGTATAAGTGATCTTCAGTTATTCTTTAGTTTGCCGAGGCAGGCTTCATAAAATTGTTTCTTTGATCTAACTCTGGTGCCCTATCTGGGATATATACATTTGTTTGCATCTGCACTGAAAATCACACACCACAAACAGGGCAACCATATAGGAACAGACACAACCAAAGATGTCTTTGGGATGAGCAATAGCCACAAGAGTTCTCTATGGGACTTTAGATATACACCTGAAGTTGATACTTGTGAGGGCAGTATCTCATTTCGGGCAGACTTGGTAAGGGCTTCCCATGTGGTAGGAGTTAGTGTGCTTCCCTGCTTTAGCAGTTTCATGGTGCTTGATATGGATCAGAAGACATGCGACCAAGGCTGAGACATATGAAAGTGGGGAATTTGGGGGAAGAATCTTAGGGTGACTgaatttggtttctgttgctatgataaaacactgaccaaaagccaCTTAAGGGAGGGCAGGATTTACTTTGTCTTACACATCTATGTTACAGCCTATTATTGAGGAAATTTAGGGTAAGAACTCTAGGCAGAAACCATAGAGGaacatttgtttcttgtttacTCTGGCTCAATCATAGACCATGCTCAACTACCTTATGTAACTATGGGCCCCCTGCCTATGCACCAATCACAGTAGACTGAACTCTCTTCcaccaattaaaaaaattccCAAGAGGCCAAGTTGATTtaggcaattcctcagttgaggaccTCTGATGACTGCTGAGTTTGTAAAGTTGACAGTGAAGAAAGCTAATTAGAACAGTCTTTTTCTTCATACAGTGGGGAAACCACATCTTCCTGGAATACATTGCAACAGTAGGTATGTACTAGTAAAAATGCCAATGGACTAGAGAACATACAGCTCATGAAAGTGGCACTGTGGGATGAGAGGTTAAGCAGCTTATGTCAATTATATGCCCTTGTGTATGGGTGATAAGACATAACAGGCTCCCCTGCCTGCCTATAATGAATGTGCCCATGTAATAGGAGTAGTCTAAAGATAAAAACATGATACCGTTCTTCCTATTATGAGTATTCTTACATAGCTGGAAATTATTGAAACAAAATTGTGGATGAAATACAGGTATGCTTTGCTATTATAAGTGTCAGGGTACATGAGGAAGAAGACCACTAACTAGTCCTATGCTGAAGAGATCTTCCTAGGATCAAAAAAGTTCAAATCCATGAGAAGAATTGAATAgccaaggaaagagaagaaagtagaaatgatAGAAGATATTCTTCAGTTCTgacttttaatataaaagaagcatgtgctaccatgcagATGGGTGCCTTCATTGTCTTCTACAGAAACTGCATCTAAACTGCTTAAattagagaagaaatgaaagactgcCATTGAAACCTGGCATGTGAGACTATGGAACAGATGAAATCATTAATCTCAGTGGGaaagtggagaaactgaggtaaCATGACTactctttcttccttgagttgGTAGCTATATACGCTGAGGGGggaaattacatatatatataataaattagtCCTACACATGATGACTCAACAGTCACTGGGGTGAGGGGAGCACTTTGGCTTTCACTAATGTACTTATGAATATTAGGGATCAGGAATTAACGGATAAAGAATAGAACAGTTTCCGCAAGATAGCTTAGTGAATAAGAACACTTGTTATGTAGGGCTCATCCTTAGAAACCACCATAAAAGCGAACTGACCCACGAACCCAGAATTCTCTGGCCTTAACTCATACACCCTGGCACATGTGCACTTCACACACTCTAATccgctttgtttttttaatttaggaaaataatttttgaaaatttaaaaaacaaaccttcaGAGGTCCTTCCtgattgttgtaaaaataaaaataaaaaggtatagttgtcttttacctcactaggtccacaccgcggtgtcccaagatatctgctagatttcttggcagaaacacatctcaactgcacactttcctacactcaaaccctcacataaaagaacacacaacacaataatcttagatctaattgataagataaaattgccTACTTAAATATACAagtccggtaccatccatcccttaggaacattaataacaacctgtaaatacacagagcagaatcttaacatcacctgccatggcttctcacccgcTTCTCGCCCTCTCCTcgtctccctttctcctctattctcctcctcttccttcaaacttctctcccgcccatccttccttctcctccaatgacaggcctccttctatcctgtacctgcccctcacctgtactttacaaattcaataaggaggtggttctggtgaagtcacctgagttctgagtagagactaggcagctgtcctcggggcagtgaaattagcatcaaaatacagataacttcatgTCAAACCTTGACACTTCTCTTTAGAACCAAATAATCTTCTGTTATACAAAAGAACATATGAGCAAAGCAAAACTATCTGAGCAAAACAATAtgtttttttggaaaaaaaaaaaaaaaaaaaaaaaggtccactAAGCCTATAATGGATTAGCAAAGGAACTTGGCCAGGATAGAATCTATCTTTATCCCAAATGAATGTGctgatttcattttatcttattaatGGAAGCTCGGCTTCATAATCTGATGCAATTGCCTAATTGTTGGAAAGGGGAGGTTCAGGAAACACTATTCCTTGTGAAACTCACAACTTTCAGTAGGGGGAAAAACCATGAATTACGTTtgataaaaacaggaaaatgtcCTCACAATTTCTTTGGCGACCCCAGAGATGGAAACTACTCCAAGATTGAATTACAATAGGTGTGGGGATGGAGAGGCTGCCTGAGTATGTGGCAAACCTCTGATCTCCTATGATCTAACTGAACACTACCAAGACAGATGGAAAATTCAGGCATCCTTTTGTATTTCAGAATCTTCTCTAGTTTTCCTGTCATCTGAATGGAGAGTTCATATTCTTTCCTAGGAAACCTACCTGCTATTCTGCCTTGAATGAAGCCGAAGTACCAATACTCCCACTCTGAATCGTAGGAGTTCTTTCTACCTATGGCTTTTGCGTGAAGTGGTGGAGAGTGACAACCATTGCCAAAAAATTCAAGGACTAGCCTAAATCTCTAGGTTTCTAGAGTTAAAACTTGTACCACATAAGTAGAAACCTAATGGACTACAGAGAATCTTTGCTGGCATGGATATCTTATCTTATACAAAGAGTCTTTTACTTGACTGCAAAGAAGGAAATGTTTAATATTCACATGAAGCAACAGTATATACTTTAAGCTTCTTCTCCTAAGTTTGATGATAATTAACAAATATAACACTCACCATTTCCtgagtcagtttttttttttgaaataggtcCTATAAAAATTACACAATTCTGAAGAGATGAATTGCTcttcaaatgcattttaaaaaaaaattggagagttAAAACAGACAGAAGCTCTAGGAGAGAAATTTCAGGTTAAAGgggtagacttttttttttttttttttacaggctTATCATACCATGTTACCCTGTGTGCTAGGAGTCAGTCAGAAAGGAGTTAGATAAGACTAAatttatcctttggtttgatgaTCAGTGGACTAGGTTTACCTACTgaaatgtggagaaaagagagggacaACAAGCCAAAAGATGCATAAGAGGATAGTTTGAATCACTACCAACTGGGGATGGAGTAACTTGTACACAAAGCCCATAGAACAGGTAAGGTACCCATAAGGTACCCTTAGAACCTGTCACAAGAGGTACAAGACATAGctattgcttcatttttttatCCAATATTTAACCCAAATAAACTAAAATCAAATTTACTCCAGTCACCAAAGCAGCAAATACTATAAAGATGTTTAGCTAAGTCTAAAAACTTTTGGCTTCTTCCAAACTTGCTATGTTAGAGTTTACTGAGAGACCAAACCTACTCCGTCTGGGGACTAGCctctatcttaaaagaaaaaaaggcctaAGAATTTGACCTGCAACTGAACCCAGGCTACACCGAAGTACCAGGAAGGACTCCATCTATGGCTTGCCCTTGGCTAGAGTTATTAGCTAGATACTACCTAGCACCAAtcaatcaaagattagtctgattgtttcagatgtgcTTTCACACTGTGACTGTTCATGGTTTTGATTCAAAGTGCCCACTTGTTGGTCTAAGCCCCCTTGCTTGCTTTCCATTCTTTATAAAGCCTTATCTTGATGAGGACACGGGCTGCTCcaccatcccatcctcctctgtCAGGGTTGGCAGAGAGCCCAAGCTTGAATTTGTAATAAAGAGAACCAAATATGACATCAGTGTTggttccttggtggtcttttggggctTGGAAACAGGCACAACATTGCTACTgtgacatatatttaaaaaaaaaatatggttcaaAGGAGGGAGGCAGTTTTTTGAGCAGATTCAGAAGTTCAAATCTATAATTAGATCTTTTTATTGTTCCTGGGCAGTGGTGTGGCAAAGCATCATGGGATCAGTGTATCATCACTGACAGTGTGTCCAACCTATGGCCCAATGACACTATGCAGGCACTTGCAGCTAAGGAAAGCTATGACTTCAGTCCaacataaaactgcaaacttacttaaaatacttttttgtgCATGTTAAAATCTCTGTTGCAGTTCCTGAACATGGACTGTGTAAACAATAACATCAAATGTCAAAAGGTTGGGCATACATTGTATGGGTACCAGATGATCACCCAGTGATGCTTAGTAATCTGAGGGCAAGAGGTAGGAGTTACTATCAAGATGTAATCTTCAAGCCTAGGAGTAGTGAAactagctttaatcccagcacttggaagacagaggcaggtatatctccaagttccaggccagcctggtgcacatattgtgttccaggacaaccaggactacacagaggaatgctgtctcaaaaagcaaaaactgaaCCAAAACAAGGAAAAGCAGGCTGTAATCATCAAAACAAACCTCTAGCAATCTACTTCTATTCAGATTTGGAATGCATTCATGCATTAAGCCATTCATTAGGACAAAGTCTCCAGGATATAATAAACTTTGTAAATGAACTCATGGGCATCCAAAAGCTGTTTCAGAAGTTTACTTCTACAAAAATGCCTTATATCTTACCATCTAATCAAGTTAACCAAGAATAACCAAAACAATATGCCCACATGGCTAATTTCCCTTCCTTGTATAGTCAAACTCTCCTCAGGACTTTCTGTTCCATTGGATTCTGATTCATTACATTAAGTAATTCATTTATATCTAAGAAGATATAGACAAAGTGGGGATGAAGGCAGTAGCCCTGACATCAAGATTGGCCACTGAAAAATATCTTCTTGGATACTTAAGTCTCAGAGACACGTCTTGTTTCTAAATCCTGGACTTTATAGATACATAGAACCATAAATAAAATGAGGACTTGAAAGAAGAAGTGGACTTGTTTGGAGGGTCTAGCAGGGGAGTGCAGCTACTCATGCACCCTTGACCAAAGACTGGTCCTCCTCTATTCTGGGAAGGTACTTTTCAACCTAGTATGCAGCTTCGGGAGGGATGCACAAGGAGTggtgagggagaaaagggacaccCGCCTAGACAGTCAAATCATCCAAATCAACCCTAGCGATCAATGGGGTGTCAGATGTTACAGCTAGATTACCCTCAcatccatcccatacacatacagctatcaaacccagacaatattgctattgccaagaagtgcgtgctgataGGAGCAtaatatagctgtcccctgagaggctgtgccagagcctgacaaatacagaggcagacactcgcagccaagcactgaactgagaaaagggtccccattggaggtgttagagaaaggtttgaaggattTAAAGGGTTTTGCAATCCCATTAGaccaatactaaccaaccagagctcccagggactaaactaccatccaaagagtacacatggacagacccatggctccaactgcatatgtagcagaggatgaccttgttgggcaccaatgggaggaaaagcccttgatcctgccaaggctcaatcccccagtgtaagggaatgtcagggtaaagaagcagaaaggggtgggtggatgggtgggggaacaccctcataggagaaggCAGATTGGGGATGTGATCAGGGGGttattggggaaaaaagaaagtagatgTGGAAATGACTACAGGACAGGAAGGATAGTATGGTAGAGGGATATAAACAAATATGTCAAAGtgtattattaatttttgaaCTCAGGGATTCTCTGTGAAGCTCTTTCTCTTCTAGGACCAGCTCAGTAgatcacactggcctcaaactcacagggatctgcctgccactgctgggatcaaaggtatatGCTACCACTCTCAGTCATGTTTTGGTCTCAAATGCAAATAACCTTACGTGACTTTATATAACAacaaaatgaatgtatttttaaattagctATAGGACATGGACATGTAGCTCATAATAGAGAGCttatatagacagatagatagatgacaggtaTAACAGCATCTATAATAGTATCTTTATGCCATCAAATTACTATCACTTAAAAGATACACTAGACttgtatttaaaatggaaatcttTATTGATAGTTTAGGATTGCAACAGAgttccacaaaaacaaacaagtcttaAGGCAATGCTGTAGAAAGATGCATCTCATGGATCAATGTTCATTAATATAAGTGCAATATAACAACTTAAATAGTATAAAACACTAAATAACCCCTCATGCTAGATTATTCTTGTAGAATGaaagtgaattaaaataattacaatcGGGTATGGGATTCTTCTTGTATTAATAAAATTCACCAGGAGGAGCAAACTCAAGGTCTACCTGGTAAACATGGTGAGATTCTAATAAtcatcagatttttaaaaattctaaccAGAGATTGAACAATTTTGAGTAAAGAGCTCTTCTCCCAGTAAATCTAATATTGATGGATCTATTTGTTAAAGCATGGATATAGCACTACAGAGCAAATTAGCATACGTGCTGAAGTTTCTGTCCCTTCCCATGCTGGAGGCAACCAGAGGTCTAGTCTTAAACCTAAACACCTAACCAGTAGTAGGTCCCATGGTAGAAAGCAACAGAAGATTAAATTCAAGGCCTCAAGGCCACAAGGACCAATTAGCCTAAGGTAAGGCTTTGTAACTGCCTAGTAGCTTTACAAAACTAATGGCTAAGTACATAGACACTTCTCacttaaattcaataaaataaggCATTTCCTTTGCTCTGTGGGCTGCTGTTGAATCTATTCCAGAGTCCTACTGTGGATCACAACTGACCAAAAGATGCTTTCACATGAAATCTCTTACAGAACACTTCTATCCAAACTGGAaacattattatttaaaacactaCTGGGTTTATTCTTTGACTTTCCAGAGCTTAAAAAGGAGTGAGTTGGGTCTTTtcaatttgttatttaaaaacaaacaagtaatgcTGGGTGATGATGGCACTTGTCTTAAAACTCAAtaatctggaggcagagacagggttccaggacaaccagggttacatctgaaaaccctgacttgaaaagccaaaccaaaccaaaccaaaactaatcaaaacaAAAGTTCCTTCAAGAACTTACAGAGGCCTCAACACCTGTTTCCCACTCATGTTTATTCCCTCATATTCTCTGCCTGCCTGGCAAGCCTGTCTGCCTCCAAGGCCTCAGCCAGTCTCTTCCTGGCCTTCTTTACCTTCCAGGCCTGTCTCTGGATGTCTGCAGTAGTTACTTCTTGTAGGCAGTACGATGGTGACAGACGAAGAGGTACTGGCATTGTTACCCCTTGACTGGAGAAAGATGGTGACAGCTGAAGAGCCCCTTGCTCAGTTGTTTCCAAGTATGGGGGCTGGTCAGAGGTGACTTGTCCAGGAGTTAGTTGATCCTTATCACAACTTTGGTTGTTGGCTTCATCCTGCATTCCCTGTACAATTGTTTCTACAGGGTTTGCAAGCTTCAATGGACATGATAGGTTTCTGTCCTCTTCTCCAACTTGAAGGTTTTCCAGTCTCTGCAGTGCACAGAGCTGTTCGGGTTTCTGCAGCTTTGCTTCATCTCTCCTGGACCTGGTTTTATTCTCAGGGTATGAAGTTATTAGGGTCACAGGCTGTGGGAAGATGCAACTGGTCCTCCTCAAAGGATCTTTGAAAGTACCACCAGATCTACGTTTGGTCTTTATCTTGCTCTGGGCCACTCGGATCTTCCTTGTCTTCTGTAATTTGTTGGGTATCATACTTCTTGTGAGTCTTCCCTTTGAAAACAGAGTGAAGTTTAAAACACAGGATGAAATCTACTCCTGGttacaaagaattttttttagtttatggATCTGCTACTATTACTTTTCTCTGAAGAACTAGGTCTCAGATCACAGCATTGCCTAGCTCCCCAAGACTGCTGCTAAAAACACTCTACTTTCCAGGCTTTTAGGACACCTAACTCATGTGACTAGCAAGGATATGAAGTTGGGGTCTCTATCAAACAAGTTACACACAGATTCCCTCTATTTTCCATTAAGGATGCTACGTTTTCTTTCTTGTGGCCACTGGGAGCTGCTGCTCCAAACCCACCTCAATGACGCACTGGCATCACTAGTGCAGAAGTGCACTATGTAAGTTTGTGCAAGATCACTACCTCAGTGACACACTGGCATCACTAGTGCAGAAGTGCACTATGTAGGTTTGTGCAAGATCACTACCTCAGTGATGCACTGGCATCACTAGTGCAGAAGTGCACTATGTAAGTTTGTGCAAGATCACTACCTCAGTGACGCACTGGCATCACTAGTGCAGAAGTGCACTATGTAAGTTTGTGCAAGATCACTACCTCAGTGACGCACTGGCATCACTAGTGCGGAAGTGCACTATGTAAGTTTGTGCAAGATCACTACTTCAGTGACACAATGGCATCACTAGTGCAGAAATGCACTATGCAAGTTTGTGCAAGAACTCTGGATGTctatacaaggaaaaaaaacaatccaACAATGTGTTTCACACAACAAAGCCTGATCATTTTGGGCTGATGAAGTACATTGTAAATTTCTTCCACCAGTAAACAGTTAACAGCTGCCAATAGGTACGTCAAGTACAACTATGCACTAAATTAAGGAGGTTTAAATACAAAGATGAAGGACAAGGATGAACATTCTACAATAATGTGCAATAAGTACTCACTAGCAAAGGCTGGCTTGAAACTGAGTTTCCTGAAGGCTCCTCCATTGTGGTAGAGTTTGTCCTAAAGGCTTCACTGCAGAGATGCAGACAAGGCTTGAGTTGATGGAAATGGCAGTATCTGTCTCCCCCAATCCTCCTTTCATATAGAAAAGAGGTAAGAAAATTCTCAGTTAACCCAACCCACAGATAAACCAATGAATATTATAACTATCAGGGAATAAATCAGTTGATGGATATTCCATCCCATGTATAAACTGGGCAGAAACTTTTCCTTATGTGGATAAAATGATCAATGGACAATCCAAGGGAAAGTCTGCCTCATACCCATGAGAATTGAGGATGCTCAAgtctttaaacaaaataaaaaatatgattgATACTGTTATTAGAGACATTAACATTTAAATGaggtgacacacctttaatcccacacatTTGTGAAGAAGGAGCtattggatctctgtgagtttgagaagcctggtctacattcaAGGATGTCCAAAACTGTTACACAGAGGAAActctctgtgtacctctggctgaaattcactctgtagaccatgctggcctcaactcagagatctgcctgcttctgcctcctgagtgttgggccACACTACCAGTGGCCAGCTTCA
Protein-coding sequences here:
- the LOC116907258 gene encoding methyl-CpG-binding domain protein 3-like 2B, translating into MEEPSGNSVSSQPLLGRLTRSMIPNKLQKTRKIRVAQSKIKTKRRSGGTFKDPLRRTSCIFPQPVTLITSYPENKTRSRRDEAKLQKPEQLCALQRLENLQVGEEDRNLSCPLKLANPVETIVQGMQDEANNQSCDKDQLTPGQVTSDQPPYLETTEQGALQLSPSFSSQGVTMPVPLRLSPSYCLQEVTTADIQRQAWKVKKARKRLAEALEADRLARQAENMRE